One segment of Scleropages formosus chromosome 23, fSclFor1.1, whole genome shotgun sequence DNA contains the following:
- the LOC114909421 gene encoding uncharacterized protein LOC114909421 produces the protein MDASAKVQRRSKRNMDKFEERLAEEVRKYRNLYDSSLKDYKNSQMTMNSWREIAKILGTDEHYCRHKWKCLRDRFVKATKRMEGRAGEAVADSDMPYICITLFWLSSFVKPGKFRRNSSESEEVSRKRKLESDDDEFMDSRLEGFERRRDELAGENADEDARFAQTVTDMLRKLPPQQKSLAKFKIHQLLFEMEQAQYGAQSEPKS, from the exons ATGGACGCGTCCGCCAAAGTGCAGCGGCGCAGCAAGCGCAACATGGACAAGTTCGAGGAGCGGCTGGCCGAGGAGGTGCGCAAGTACAGGAACCTGTACGACTCGTCGCTGAAGGACTACAAGAACAGCCAGATGACGATGAACTCGTGGCGCGAGATCGCCAAGATCCTGGGCACGGACGAGCACTACTGCCGCCACAAGTGGAAGTGCCTGCGCGACCGCTTCGTCAAGGCCACCAAGCGGATGGAGGGGCGCGCGGGCGAGGCGGTCGCCGACTCGGACATGCCCTACATCTGCATCACGCTCTTCTGGCTCTCCAGCTTCGTGAAGCCCGGCAAGTTCAGGAGGAACTCCTCGGAGTCTGAGGAG GTGTCCAGGAAGAGGAAGCTGGAGTCCGACGACGACGAGTTCATGGACTCCCGGCTGGAGGGCTTCGAGAGGCGCAGGGACGAACTGGCGGGGGAGAACGCCGATGAGGACGCCAGGTTCGCCCAAACCGTCACCGACATGCTGAGGAAACTTCCTCCGCAGCAGAAGTCCCTGGCGAAGTTCAAGATCCACCAGCTGCTCTTCGAGATGGAGCAGGCCCAGTACGGAGCCCAGAGCGAGCCAAAGTCGTAG
- the pithd1 gene encoding PITH domain-containing protein 1, whose amino-acid sequence MSGHGHGHGGHGCTCEGEHEPAERGLEYGLYRRIDIEKLECLNESRDGDGKLVFKPWDQRTDREKFVESDADEELLFNIPFTGSVKLKGIIIAGDDDDTHPAEMRLFKNIPHMSFDDTSKEPDQAFRLNRDPQAELEYPTKIARFSNVNHLSIHLSRNFGGESTRLFYIGLRGEFMEAHRHEVTICNYEAAANPADHKVETITPQTQFIS is encoded by the exons ATGTCAGGTCACGGGCACGGACATGGTGGTCACGGATGCACCTGCGAAGGGGAACACGAACCAGCCGAGCGGGGTTTAGAGTACGGGCTGTACCGGCGCATTGACATCGAGAAACTGGAGTGCCTGAACGAGAGCCGAGACGGTGACGGCAAACTTGTGTTCAAGCCTTGGGATCAGCGCACAGACCGGGAGAAG TTTGTGGAGAGTGATGCTGATGAGGAACTTCTGTTCAATATTCC gTTCACAGGCAGTGTTAAATTGAAAGGCATCATTATTGCTGGAGACGACGACGACACTCACCCTGCTGAGATGAGATT GTTTAAGAACATCCCACATATGTCGTTTGACGACACGAGCAAAGAACCAGATCAAGCGTTCCGACTGAACAGAGACCCGCAGGCCGAACTGGAATACCCGACCAA GATTGCACGATTCTCCAATGTCAACCACCTGTCCATCCACTTGTCACGGAACTTTGGTGGGGAGTCCACGCGACTTTTCTACATTGGGCTCCGAGGGGAGTTTATGGAG GCTCACAGACATGAGGTGACGATCTGTAACTATGAGGCAGCTGCAAACCCTGCAGATCACAAGGTGGAAACAATCACTCCACAGACTCAGTTCATCTCCTGA
- the lypla2 gene encoding acyl-protein thioesterase 2 isoform X1 produces MCGNNMSAPLLAEAVTVSGTEKETAAVIFLHGLGDTGHGWADAMTSIRLPYVKYICPHAPRIPVTLNMKMTMPSWFDLMGLSPDSPEDEAGIKRAAENIKAIIDHEVKNGIPANRVLLGGFSQGGALSLYTALTCQQQLAGVVALSCWLPLHKTFPQAASGSGNKDTPILQCHGEMDPMIPVQFGAMTAEKLKIIVSPQKVTFRTYPGLMHSSCPQEMSAVKEFIEKQLPRI; encoded by the exons ATGTGTGGCAACAATATGTCTGCGCCACTGCTCGCCGAGGCTGTGACAGTGTCGGGGACGGAGAAGGAGACCGCAGCG GTCATCTTCCTCCATGGACTCGGAGACACTGG ACACGGCTGGGCGGACGCCATGACATCAATCAGGCTGCCGTATGTGAAGTACATCTGCCCTCATGC GCCTCGAATTCCTGTCACACTCAACATGAAGATGACCATGCCTTCCTG GTTTGACCTGATGGGCCTCAGCCCTGACTCCCCAGAGGATGAGGCTGGAATCAAGAGAGCTGCAGAAAACA TTAAGGCCATCATAGACCACGAGGTGAAGAATGGAATCCCGGCGAATCGTGTGCTCCTGGGTGGATTTTCACAG GGCGGTGCTCTGTCTCTTTATACAGCCCTAACCTGTCAACAGCAGCTTGCTGGTGTTGTCGCTCTTAGCTGCTGGTTGCCGCTTCATAAAACCTTCCCCCAG GCGGCTAGTGGAAGTGGCAATAAGGACACTCCCATTCTGCAATGCCACGGGGAGATGGACCCTATGATACCTGTGCAGTTTGGGGCGATGACTGCAGAAAAGCTGAAGATCATTGTCTCACCACAGAAAGTTACCTTCCGTACTTACCCTGGCCTCATGCACAGCTCCTGCCCGCAG GAGATGTCTGCAGTGAAGGAGTTCATTGAGAAGCAATTGCCTAGAATCTGA
- the lypla2 gene encoding acyl-protein thioesterase 2 isoform X2 — protein sequence MTSIRLPYVKYICPHAPRIPVTLNMKMTMPSWFDLMGLSPDSPEDEAGIKRAAENIKAIIDHEVKNGIPANRVLLGGFSQGGALSLYTALTCQQQLAGVVALSCWLPLHKTFPQAASGSGNKDTPILQCHGEMDPMIPVQFGAMTAEKLKIIVSPQKVTFRTYPGLMHSSCPQEMSAVKEFIEKQLPRI from the exons ATGACATCAATCAGGCTGCCGTATGTGAAGTACATCTGCCCTCATGC GCCTCGAATTCCTGTCACACTCAACATGAAGATGACCATGCCTTCCTG GTTTGACCTGATGGGCCTCAGCCCTGACTCCCCAGAGGATGAGGCTGGAATCAAGAGAGCTGCAGAAAACA TTAAGGCCATCATAGACCACGAGGTGAAGAATGGAATCCCGGCGAATCGTGTGCTCCTGGGTGGATTTTCACAG GGCGGTGCTCTGTCTCTTTATACAGCCCTAACCTGTCAACAGCAGCTTGCTGGTGTTGTCGCTCTTAGCTGCTGGTTGCCGCTTCATAAAACCTTCCCCCAG GCGGCTAGTGGAAGTGGCAATAAGGACACTCCCATTCTGCAATGCCACGGGGAGATGGACCCTATGATACCTGTGCAGTTTGGGGCGATGACTGCAGAAAAGCTGAAGATCATTGTCTCACCACAGAAAGTTACCTTCCGTACTTACCCTGGCCTCATGCACAGCTCCTGCCCGCAG GAGATGTCTGCAGTGAAGGAGTTCATTGAGAAGCAATTGCCTAGAATCTGA